From the Gordonia bronchialis DSM 43247 genome, one window contains:
- the moeA gene encoding molybdopterin molybdotransferase MoeA: MRSVPDHQAAVAALFPAPEAVRVPTATALGLVTVDDVDAPISLPGFDNSAMDGYAVRAAEVAGASAERPVALPVAHDIPAGRTDRLTLAPGTAHRIMTGAPLPDGADAVVPVELTDGSVTTVSITAAVEPGKHIRRAGSDITRGEQALPAGITIGPPQIGLLAALGIAEVLVARRLRVVVLSTGSELVTAGTELEYGQIYESNGAMLTAAVTAAGAMARHLHFVPDDVDDFLARLDEVADDADLIITSGGVSAGAYEVVKDALSRNPSVEFVKVAMQPGMPQGCGRIPTPSGGSIPIITLPGNPVSALVSFEVFIRPPLRAAMGMPPHRPRLTARLGADVRSPNGKRQFLRGVLRTGEDGLVIDPIGPPASHHLRYLAAADALIDIPADVVELAVGDGVDVLALDD, translated from the coding sequence ATGCGATCGGTGCCCGACCATCAAGCCGCCGTGGCGGCCCTGTTCCCCGCCCCCGAAGCCGTCCGCGTACCCACGGCGACCGCGTTGGGTCTGGTCACCGTCGACGACGTCGACGCTCCCATCTCCCTGCCCGGCTTCGACAATTCGGCGATGGACGGATACGCGGTCCGCGCAGCCGAGGTCGCCGGCGCGTCCGCCGAGCGTCCGGTGGCGCTGCCGGTCGCCCACGACATCCCGGCCGGGCGCACCGACCGACTGACGCTGGCACCCGGTACCGCGCACCGCATCATGACCGGGGCGCCGCTACCCGACGGCGCCGACGCCGTGGTACCCGTCGAACTGACCGACGGTTCGGTCACGACGGTGTCCATCACCGCCGCCGTCGAGCCGGGCAAACACATCCGCCGTGCCGGCTCCGACATCACCCGCGGCGAGCAGGCGCTGCCCGCGGGCATCACCATCGGGCCACCGCAGATCGGTTTGCTCGCGGCCCTCGGCATCGCCGAGGTCCTCGTCGCGCGGCGGCTGCGCGTCGTCGTGCTGTCCACCGGCTCCGAATTGGTCACGGCCGGAACAGAACTCGAGTACGGGCAGATCTACGAGTCCAATGGCGCGATGCTGACCGCGGCGGTGACGGCCGCCGGGGCGATGGCGCGGCATCTGCATTTCGTGCCCGACGACGTCGACGACTTCCTCGCCCGCCTCGACGAGGTCGCCGACGACGCGGACCTCATCATCACCTCCGGCGGCGTGAGCGCCGGAGCGTACGAGGTGGTCAAGGACGCGCTGAGCCGCAACCCGAGCGTCGAATTCGTCAAGGTCGCCATGCAGCCGGGGATGCCGCAGGGCTGCGGCCGGATTCCGACGCCGAGTGGCGGGAGCATCCCGATCATCACCCTGCCCGGTAACCCGGTCAGCGCGCTGGTGTCCTTCGAGGTGTTCATCCGGCCGCCGCTGCGCGCGGCGATGGGGATGCCGCCGCATCGGCCACGCCTGACCGCGCGGCTCGGCGCGGATGTGCGCTCCCCGAACGGCAAACGACAGTTCCTGCGCGGGGTCCTGCGCACCGGCGAGGACGGGCTGGTGATCGACCCGATCGGTCCGCCCGCGTCGCATCATCTGCGGTATCTGGCCGCGGCCGACGCGCTGATCGACATCCCCGCCGACGTCGTCGAACTCGCCGTGGGCGATGGTGTCGACGTACTGGCACTCGACGATTGA
- a CDS encoding DUF350 domain-containing protein — protein MDMLRDNLAHAAAFSIAGIVLLAVGFLALDLVTPGRLRQLVWLDHNRNATILAGSMVIGLSFVLVCSVIDTAGLVLWRAVLYTAIYAVLTIAVMMWSFVFIDWLTPGKLGTLLLDDAESGRHSADDAHPAGWISAAVFVGVGAIIGVTLIV, from the coding sequence ATGGACATGCTGCGCGACAACCTCGCCCACGCCGCCGCGTTCAGCATCGCGGGAATCGTCCTGCTCGCCGTCGGCTTCCTGGCTCTCGATCTGGTGACCCCCGGCCGGTTGCGGCAGCTGGTGTGGCTCGACCACAACCGGAACGCGACCATCCTGGCCGGCTCGATGGTGATCGGCCTGTCGTTCGTGCTGGTCTGCTCGGTCATCGACACCGCGGGCCTGGTGCTCTGGCGCGCGGTGCTCTACACCGCCATTTACGCGGTCCTGACGATCGCGGTGATGATGTGGTCGTTCGTGTTCATCGACTGGCTCACCCCGGGCAAGCTGGGCACCCTGCTGCTCGACGACGCGGAGTCGGGCCGGCACTCCGCCGACGATGCGCATCCCGCCGGCTGGATCAGCGCCGCGGTCTTCGTCGGCGTCGGAGCGATCATCGGCGTCACGCTCATCGTCTGA
- a CDS encoding AAA family ATPase, giving the protein MSAGLTLTARLNPSAADARRGLVRVHPEALTALGLREWDAVSITGARVTAAVIAAADASTPAGLVLLDDLTFSNAGVKEDAPVVLSRVIVQGASRVVVTGSVLASGSVDEATLRRALLGKVVSVGDAVSLLPRDLGPELAATEATRSLARSVGITWTNELLTVSATDPSSPVSVQPNTAVLWADGGPAAAGGAPTIPGGLGIVPATTPAPAPSNQDRRPVRPVSELVGVDTQIAKLTEWLAITLDEPEVLRTLGAAPRLGVLISGPAGAGKATLVRSVCAERNLVVVDGPTTGAMESNARLKAVADAVARLGPGGGVLLITDVDALLPGEPEPVATLILDALRSAIADGTVALVGTTAEPARLDARLRDPDLCDRELIVGLPDAATRARLLSAILKGVPTEGDLDLAAVAARAPGFVAGDLAALTREAALRAAARASSDKTAPALRTDDLLGALEVIRPVSRGDSPEIALGSITLDDVGDMVETKQALTEAVLWPLQHPDTFARLGVDPPRGVLLFGPPGCGKTFVVRALAASGRLSVHTVKGAELMDKWVGASEKAVRDLFARARESAPSLIFLDEVDALAPRRGQSTDSGVADRVVASLLTELDGVEPLQDVVVLGATNRPDLIDPALLRPGRLERLVFVPPPDAAARGDILRATGKSVPLDGVDLDELAADLEGYSAADCSALLREAALSAMRRDINTAAVTAADVAEARSRVRPSLDAAQVENLRAYAQRRVE; this is encoded by the coding sequence ATGAGCGCCGGTTTGACGCTGACCGCCCGGCTCAACCCGTCGGCCGCCGACGCCCGCCGCGGCCTGGTGCGAGTGCACCCCGAGGCGCTCACCGCGCTCGGGTTGCGCGAATGGGATGCCGTGTCGATCACCGGTGCGCGGGTCACCGCCGCGGTCATCGCCGCCGCCGACGCGTCGACGCCGGCCGGACTCGTCCTGCTCGACGATCTCACCTTCTCCAACGCCGGGGTGAAAGAGGATGCGCCCGTTGTTCTTTCGCGGGTCATCGTGCAGGGTGCGAGCCGCGTCGTGGTGACCGGCTCGGTCCTGGCGTCGGGATCGGTGGACGAGGCGACGCTGCGCCGGGCGCTGCTGGGCAAGGTGGTGTCGGTGGGTGACGCGGTGTCGCTGTTGCCCCGGGACCTGGGTCCCGAACTCGCGGCCACCGAGGCCACCCGGTCGCTGGCCCGCTCAGTCGGCATCACATGGACCAACGAGCTGCTGACGGTGTCGGCGACCGATCCGTCGTCGCCGGTCAGCGTGCAACCCAACACCGCTGTGCTGTGGGCCGACGGCGGACCCGCCGCCGCGGGTGGCGCTCCCACGATCCCCGGCGGGCTCGGCATCGTGCCGGCCACCACCCCCGCCCCGGCGCCGTCGAATCAGGACCGCCGCCCGGTGCGCCCGGTGTCCGAGCTGGTCGGCGTCGACACCCAGATCGCCAAACTCACCGAATGGCTGGCGATCACCCTCGACGAGCCGGAGGTCCTGCGCACGCTGGGTGCCGCACCGCGACTGGGCGTGCTGATCTCGGGTCCCGCGGGAGCCGGCAAGGCCACCCTGGTGCGGTCGGTGTGTGCCGAGCGGAACCTCGTCGTCGTCGACGGCCCGACCACCGGCGCAATGGAATCCAACGCCCGTCTGAAAGCCGTGGCCGACGCCGTGGCCCGCCTCGGACCGGGCGGCGGCGTGCTGCTGATCACCGACGTCGACGCCCTGCTGCCCGGTGAACCCGAACCGGTGGCCACCCTGATCCTGGATGCGTTGCGCTCGGCCATCGCCGACGGCACCGTCGCGCTTGTGGGTACCACCGCCGAACCTGCCCGGCTCGATGCGCGCCTTCGGGACCCGGACCTGTGCGACCGCGAACTCATCGTCGGGCTCCCCGACGCCGCGACCCGCGCCCGGCTGCTCTCGGCGATCCTCAAGGGCGTGCCCACGGAAGGCGATCTCGACCTCGCCGCGGTCGCCGCTCGTGCGCCCGGATTCGTCGCCGGTGACCTGGCCGCGCTGACCCGCGAGGCCGCTCTGCGCGCGGCCGCCCGGGCGAGTTCCGACAAGACCGCTCCCGCGCTGCGCACCGACGACCTGCTCGGGGCGCTCGAAGTGATCCGGCCGGTGTCGCGCGGGGATTCACCCGAAATCGCGCTCGGCTCCATCACGTTGGACGACGTGGGCGACATGGTCGAGACCAAACAGGCGCTCACCGAGGCGGTGCTGTGGCCGCTGCAGCATCCGGACACGTTCGCGCGGCTCGGCGTCGACCCACCGCGCGGGGTGCTGCTGTTCGGTCCGCCCGGCTGCGGAAAGACGTTCGTGGTGCGGGCGCTCGCCGCGTCGGGCCGGTTGTCGGTGCACACCGTGAAGGGTGCCGAGCTCATGGACAAGTGGGTCGGCGCGTCGGAGAAGGCGGTCCGCGACCTGTTCGCCCGCGCGCGGGAATCGGCACCGTCGCTGATCTTCCTCGACGAGGTGGATGCTCTCGCGCCCCGGCGCGGCCAGTCCACCGACTCCGGGGTCGCCGACCGGGTGGTCGCGTCGCTGCTGACCGAACTCGACGGCGTCGAGCCGCTGCAGGATGTGGTGGTGCTCGGCGCGACCAACCGTCCCGACCTCATCGACCCCGCGCTGCTGCGGCCGGGCCGGCTGGAACGACTCGTCTTCGTGCCGCCGCCAGACGCCGCCGCGCGCGGTGACATCCTGCGCGCGACCGGCAAGAGCGTCCCGCTCGACGGCGTCGACCTCGACGAACTGGCCGCCGACCTCGAGGGCTATTCGGCCGCCGACTGCTCGGCGCTGCTGCGGGAGGCGGCGTTGTCGGCGATGCGACGCGACATCAACACCGCGGCGGTCACCGCGGCCGACGTCGCCGAGGCCCGGTCCCGGGTCCGCCCGTCGCTGGACGCCGCGCAGGTGGAGAACCTGCGTGCCTACGCCCAGCGTCGGGTGGAGTAG
- a CDS encoding phosphatidylserine decarboxylase yields MARRPRPDDVTSDGTPANPIAHVLDLARETIPPIHRAGIPFVAGPAAVALLGRKHRWIARPALLAAGACAAFFRHPSRVPPTGAGIVVAPADGTIALVDEAVPPAEADLGTDPLPRVSTFLSIFDVHVQRAPIAGTVTSVTHTPGTFVSADLPAASSENERTTMTLRCADAVGGETEIAVVQIAGLIARRIVCEPGVGDQVGIGDTYGLIRFGSRVDVYFPKGTRLQVAVGQRAVGGETTLAILEG; encoded by the coding sequence GTGGCCAGACGTCCGCGACCGGACGACGTGACCAGCGACGGGACTCCCGCAAACCCGATTGCCCACGTGCTCGACCTCGCCCGCGAGACCATCCCGCCGATCCATCGGGCCGGCATCCCGTTTGTCGCCGGTCCCGCAGCCGTCGCACTGCTGGGCCGCAAACACCGCTGGATCGCGCGCCCCGCGCTGCTCGCCGCCGGTGCGTGCGCCGCCTTCTTCCGTCACCCCTCGCGGGTTCCGCCGACCGGCGCCGGGATCGTTGTGGCCCCCGCCGACGGCACGATTGCGCTGGTCGACGAGGCCGTCCCACCTGCCGAGGCCGACCTCGGCACCGACCCGCTGCCACGTGTGTCGACGTTCCTGTCCATCTTCGACGTGCACGTGCAACGGGCACCGATCGCGGGCACCGTCACCTCGGTCACCCACACCCCGGGCACCTTCGTCTCGGCCGATCTGCCGGCGGCGAGTTCGGAGAACGAGCGCACCACGATGACGCTGCGCTGCGCCGACGCCGTGGGCGGCGAGACCGAGATCGCCGTCGTCCAGATCGCCGGGCTGATCGCGCGGCGCATCGTGTGTGAACCGGGTGTCGGCGACCAGGTCGGAATCGGCGACACCTATGGGCTCATCCGCTTCGGTTCCCGCGTCGACGTCTACTTCCCGAAGGGCACCCGATTGCAGGTCGCCGTCGGACAGCGGGCTGTCGGCGGCGAGACCACGCTCGCGATCCTGGAGGGGTGA
- a CDS encoding RidA family protein, which translates to MERTAVNPVTWSQEMGFNQGEVISGETRTLYISGQTAMSKDGRPEHDGDVEAQLALAVANLEAVLAEAGMSMENLVRLNVYTTDVDAMFPHYGVLAGKLGAAGVAPTTTMLGVTRLAIPGQMVELEGTAVA; encoded by the coding sequence ATGGAACGCACGGCAGTAAATCCGGTGACTTGGTCGCAGGAGATGGGCTTCAACCAGGGCGAAGTCATCTCAGGGGAGACAAGGACGCTGTACATCTCGGGACAGACAGCGATGAGCAAGGATGGTCGGCCCGAGCATGACGGGGACGTCGAGGCCCAGCTCGCGTTGGCCGTGGCGAACCTCGAGGCCGTGCTCGCCGAGGCCGGCATGTCGATGGAGAACCTGGTCCGCCTCAACGTCTACACCACCGACGTGGACGCGATGTTCCCGCATTACGGCGTGCTCGCCGGGAAGCTCGGGGCGGCAGGAGTCGCCCCGACTACCACGATGCTCGGCGTCACCCGCCTGGCGATCCCCGGCCAGATGGTCGAGCTCGAAGGAACCGCTGTCGCATAA
- a CDS encoding SRPBCC family protein — MAAELIEDSIDVDATPEKVWAVISDLKRMGEWSPQCKKMIIRGGKVDLDTKTININRRGPLVWPTTAKVVRFEPNKRIGWRVTENRTVWSYEITPAEKGVTVTERREAPGGKTSTVSAFLVDKVFGGNDSFEEELKVGMAESLGKIKKAAEA; from the coding sequence ATGGCTGCCGAGTTGATCGAGGATTCCATCGACGTCGATGCGACACCGGAGAAGGTGTGGGCGGTGATCTCCGACCTCAAGCGCATGGGCGAGTGGAGCCCGCAGTGCAAGAAGATGATCATCCGCGGCGGCAAGGTGGATCTGGACACCAAGACCATCAACATCAATCGTCGTGGACCGCTGGTGTGGCCGACCACGGCCAAGGTGGTGCGGTTCGAGCCGAACAAGCGCATCGGCTGGCGCGTCACCGAGAACCGGACCGTCTGGAGCTACGAGATCACCCCCGCCGAGAAGGGCGTCACGGTCACCGAGCGTCGCGAGGCGCCCGGCGGCAAGACGTCGACGGTGTCGGCGTTCCTCGTCGACAAGGTCTTCGGTGGCAACGACTCCTTCGAGGAAGAACTGAAGGTTGGCATGGCCGAGTCGCTGGGCAAGATCAAGAAGGCCGCCGAGGCCTGA
- a CDS encoding LLM class flavin-dependent oxidoreductase: MTRSSPLVAVGLSGAGWHPAAWREPSARPKDLLTAGYWRDVIGTAAAAAPVLVTIDDGFGTHPGTVADPDDAHAHTDRVAGRLDSVLIAARVAPQVGGIGILPTVVATHTEPFHAAKAIATLDFVSRGRAGALVAVDASADGVRLVGRRSPDDLTTESLYAEAGEYAEVLRRLWDRWEDDAEIRDVDTGRFVDRDKLHHIDFHGRFFSVRGPSITPRPPQGRPVIAGSVDLEGPGAGPDLEHDATDFLARSADLAFLSASDATSITAASTALRIAEQAPLVFADVVVHLDRTATQAHDRRQRLDELAGVDLGFGTQVFAGTPTELGELIGELTASGTGIDGVRLLPAAIPDDLGHLAEALSALTVVAPRGDLRTRLGLPTAVNRYVAHHDSVPAEAVPS, translated from the coding sequence ATGACGCGAAGCTCTCCCCTTGTCGCCGTCGGGCTGTCCGGCGCCGGCTGGCATCCGGCGGCCTGGCGAGAGCCGTCCGCGCGGCCGAAAGATCTGTTGACCGCCGGTTACTGGCGCGATGTCATCGGCACGGCCGCCGCCGCGGCACCGGTCCTGGTGACCATCGACGACGGTTTCGGCACCCACCCGGGTACCGTCGCCGATCCCGACGACGCACACGCGCACACCGACCGGGTCGCCGGCCGTCTCGACTCCGTACTGATCGCGGCGCGCGTCGCGCCGCAGGTCGGCGGCATCGGCATCCTGCCGACCGTGGTGGCCACCCACACCGAACCGTTTCATGCGGCCAAGGCCATCGCGACTCTCGACTTCGTCAGTCGCGGTCGGGCCGGAGCGCTGGTGGCCGTGGATGCAAGCGCCGACGGCGTCCGGCTCGTGGGTCGCCGATCCCCCGACGATCTGACGACCGAGTCGCTTTACGCCGAGGCCGGCGAGTATGCGGAGGTGCTGCGCCGGCTTTGGGACAGATGGGAGGACGACGCGGAGATCCGCGACGTCGACACCGGCCGGTTCGTCGATCGGGACAAATTGCACCACATCGACTTTCACGGCCGGTTCTTCTCGGTGCGCGGTCCGTCGATCACCCCGCGACCACCCCAGGGCCGGCCGGTGATCGCCGGCTCCGTCGACCTCGAGGGACCGGGAGCCGGGCCCGATCTCGAACACGACGCGACCGATTTCCTCGCCCGCTCCGCCGACCTCGCGTTCCTGTCCGCATCCGACGCGACGTCGATCACCGCGGCGTCGACGGCACTGCGCATCGCCGAGCAGGCGCCGCTCGTGTTCGCCGATGTCGTGGTCCACCTCGACCGCACCGCGACGCAGGCACACGACCGCCGTCAGCGTCTCGACGAACTCGCCGGTGTCGATCTCGGCTTCGGCACACAGGTATTCGCCGGGACGCCCACCGAACTCGGCGAACTGATCGGCGAACTGACCGCATCCGGCACCGGCATCGACGGTGTCCGCCTGCTGCCCGCAGCCATCCCGGATGACCTCGGGCACCTCGCAGAAGCGTTGTCGGCGCTCACCGTCGTCGCGCCTCGTGGCGACCTGCGCACGCGACTCGGCCTCCCCACTGCGGTCAACCGCTATGTCGCCCATCATGATTCCGTTCCCGCCGAGGCGGTCCCGTCATGA
- a CDS encoding helix-turn-helix transcriptional regulator, translating to MRADRLVSLVLLLRQRDRITADQLASALEVSTRTVLRDIDALSTAGVPVYADRGRYGGYSLLPGFRTELTGLNHDEALALLTAGSSRGEKVFGLSAPLASAMRKVVDALPEGHQVSLGDAAKRFLVEPETDLLSRRAPTEDLADGVMSEVRAAVLTGRRLRFNYAAPGKAPSRRTVDPIGLVTVRGRTYLLATRSGDDRTYRLSRMLRAEALPEPAQRPAQVDLDRIWAERTAQFLSENHIPVVVRIKTSRREELLENASAVRAEEPEPDDWIRLDVTFEDLRHAVWAVWRLDTDAEVLAPDSVRDAMYVRAEALTARYRS from the coding sequence ATGCGAGCAGACCGACTGGTCTCGCTGGTGCTCCTGCTGCGGCAGCGAGACCGAATAACCGCCGACCAGCTGGCCAGTGCGCTCGAAGTGTCCACGCGCACCGTGCTGCGCGACATCGACGCCCTCTCGACTGCGGGCGTCCCGGTTTACGCCGACCGCGGTCGATACGGTGGCTATTCACTCCTTCCCGGCTTCCGCACCGAACTGACCGGGCTGAACCATGACGAGGCACTCGCGCTGCTCACCGCCGGATCATCCCGCGGCGAGAAGGTCTTCGGCCTCAGCGCACCGCTAGCCTCGGCGATGCGAAAGGTCGTCGACGCGCTGCCCGAGGGGCACCAGGTGAGTCTTGGCGATGCGGCCAAACGGTTCCTCGTGGAGCCGGAGACCGACCTTCTCTCTCGCCGTGCCCCCACCGAAGACCTGGCCGACGGCGTCATGAGCGAGGTCCGAGCCGCGGTGCTCACCGGCCGCCGGCTGCGATTCAACTACGCGGCACCTGGCAAAGCACCGAGTCGTCGAACCGTCGATCCGATTGGACTGGTCACCGTCCGCGGGCGCACTTACCTGCTGGCGACGAGGTCCGGAGACGATCGGACTTACCGTCTGTCTCGGATGCTCAGGGCCGAAGCGCTCCCCGAACCAGCGCAACGCCCCGCGCAGGTCGACCTCGACCGCATCTGGGCCGAGCGCACCGCACAGTTCCTCTCCGAGAACCACATCCCCGTCGTCGTCCGCATCAAGACCTCACGTCGTGAGGAACTGCTGGAGAATGCCAGTGCTGTCCGTGCCGAGGAACCGGAGCCGGATGATTGGATCCGCCTCGACGTGACCTTCGAAGACCTGCGCCATGCGGTGTGGGCAGTGTGGCGGCTTGATACGGACGCCGAAGTACTAGCGCCAGATTCCGTCCGCGATGCCATGTACGTGCGTGCCGAAGCATTGACGGCACGCTATCGATCCTGA
- a CDS encoding CDP-alcohol phosphatidyltransferase family protein, whose protein sequence is MITPKPDRVKPDSTARSARIPTSRSARRTTRSTAATTPAERNRLRRQAAAGRMFVPSALTILAICAGLTAMRAATTGAVDVAMGLVVAAALLDGIDGRVARMMGATTRIGAEIDSLADAINFGVVPAMIVYFHLMNGQDLGWTLALIYCCAIVLRLARFNTLLDDDDAPAYTRDFFVGVPAPAAAICALLPIGLSQQFGDGWWTSLPAVGGWLVIVAFLAVSRIPTASLKAASVPPRALAAVLIVVAIGAALLLTFPYVLMMIAIAGYAVHIPFAWRSRRWVASRPEFWDDRPAERRAQRRAIRAVTGGRRRRPTLKKSQARLGLNRPAGTTAAGRTGTAQATDHPADDGPTA, encoded by the coding sequence ATGATCACCCCCAAGCCGGACCGCGTGAAACCGGACAGCACCGCCCGCTCGGCGCGCATCCCGACGAGCCGTTCGGCCCGGCGTACCACCCGGTCGACTGCCGCGACGACACCCGCGGAACGCAACCGCCTGCGACGACAGGCCGCGGCCGGCCGGATGTTCGTGCCGTCGGCGCTCACCATCCTGGCCATCTGCGCCGGCCTGACCGCGATGCGCGCGGCCACCACCGGCGCCGTCGACGTGGCGATGGGACTCGTCGTCGCGGCCGCACTCCTCGACGGCATCGACGGCCGGGTGGCCCGAATGATGGGTGCCACCACCAGGATCGGCGCGGAGATCGACTCGCTGGCCGACGCGATCAACTTCGGCGTGGTGCCCGCGATGATCGTCTACTTCCACCTGATGAACGGCCAGGACCTCGGCTGGACGCTGGCCCTGATCTACTGCTGCGCCATCGTGCTGCGACTGGCCCGATTCAACACCCTGCTCGACGACGACGACGCTCCCGCCTACACCCGCGACTTCTTCGTCGGCGTCCCGGCGCCCGCCGCGGCGATCTGCGCGCTGCTGCCCATCGGCCTGAGCCAGCAGTTCGGCGACGGCTGGTGGACCTCCCTGCCCGCGGTCGGCGGGTGGCTCGTGATCGTCGCGTTCCTGGCGGTCAGCCGCATCCCCACCGCATCCCTCAAGGCGGCCTCGGTGCCGCCGCGCGCGCTGGCCGCAGTGTTGATCGTGGTGGCCATCGGCGCGGCCCTGCTGCTGACCTTCCCGTATGTGCTGATGATGATCGCCATCGCCGGCTATGCCGTGCACATCCCGTTCGCCTGGCGGTCGCGACGCTGGGTGGCCTCGCGCCCCGAGTTCTGGGACGACCGGCCCGCCGAGCGGCGGGCCCAACGCCGCGCCATCCGCGCGGTGACGGGCGGCCGTCGGCGCCGGCCCACGCTGAAGAAGTCACAGGCCCGGCTGGGATTGAACCGGCCCGCGGGCACCACGGCGGCCGGACGCACCGGTACCGCGCAGGCAACCGATCACCCCGCCGACGACGGACCCACTGCATGA
- a CDS encoding HAD-IIA family hydrolase encodes MALGVLLDIDGVMVTSWKALPGAVDALAELADRAVPRMFLTNTTSRSRGEIAQLLGDCGFDVDASEILTAAALTAEYVSSTFPDKRVWVLNQGPIAEDMVGVELTDDPSSAQVIVLGGAGPVFTHDALSKVLELMLDGVPAIAMHRSMTWSTADGLKIDTGVYLEGLEKAVGRKIKAIGKPSPLGFRAAVDLMQMEPTQVVMVGDDMHNDVLGAQASALIGVLVRTGKFREEALRALQRDEFGPVPDHVIDSVADLPTLLDKLA; translated from the coding sequence ATGGCCTTGGGCGTGCTGCTCGACATCGACGGGGTGATGGTCACCTCGTGGAAAGCGCTGCCCGGCGCCGTCGATGCCCTCGCCGAACTCGCCGATCGCGCCGTCCCGCGCATGTTCCTCACCAACACCACGTCGCGGTCACGTGGCGAGATCGCGCAGCTGCTCGGCGACTGCGGCTTCGACGTCGACGCCTCCGAGATCCTCACCGCAGCCGCCCTCACCGCCGAATACGTGTCGTCGACCTTCCCCGACAAACGGGTGTGGGTGCTCAACCAGGGTCCGATCGCCGAAGACATGGTGGGTGTCGAACTCACCGACGACCCGTCGTCGGCGCAGGTCATCGTGCTTGGCGGGGCCGGCCCGGTGTTCACCCACGACGCGTTGTCCAAGGTTCTCGAGCTGATGCTCGACGGCGTCCCGGCCATCGCCATGCACCGGTCGATGACGTGGTCGACGGCCGACGGACTCAAGATCGACACCGGCGTCTACCTCGAAGGTCTCGAGAAGGCGGTGGGCCGCAAGATCAAGGCGATCGGCAAGCCGTCGCCGCTGGGGTTCCGGGCCGCCGTCGACCTGATGCAGATGGAGCCGACGCAGGTGGTGATGGTCGGCGACGACATGCACAACGACGTCCTGGGCGCCCAGGCGTCGGCGCTGATCGGGGTCCTGGTCCGGACCGGCAAATTCCGCGAGGAGGCGTTGCGGGCGCTGCAGCGTGACGAGTTCGGGCCGGTTCCCGATCACGTCATCGACTCGGTCGCCGATCTGCCGACGTTGCTGGACAAGCTCGCGTAG